The following is a genomic window from Dermacentor variabilis isolate Ectoservices chromosome 11, ASM5094787v1, whole genome shotgun sequence.
acaaatgGGGCTGAAATGTGGCGACCTCTACATCTCTCCCCTTGAAGCATTGGAGGTTAGACGGGAGAGATTCAGGAAGCCAGACACCTCAAAAGTTTCACAAGTTCAAACGGCGTGGCGGAACGATAGGCCGGCCGTAACGTGTTCGAGTCACACCGTCACTGCGGTCCCTGGCTGCAGGGGACTGTTGCACGGACTGTCCGAGGGGGACCGTTGATTCCACGATGTTGGCAGGCCGAGGCTCCTGACAGCGAACttgctgcagtggtggtggtTCCTCTCCGGAGGCAGTAGTCCCAAAAGGCACTAGGTGACGCCGGTTGCGCTGTAGGGTGCCACCTCGCTCCGTTTCGACCACGTAGCTTCTTGGTCTTTGCCCCGGACTGAGGACCGGGGCCTGCACTTGATCGGGTCGCACCCAGACGCGCTGACCTGTTTGGAGTGGCGGCAAGTCTCGAGCTCCATGATGCCTGTTGTAATTgtcggcctgcttctgcttgtaaGACGCATCCTTGGCGACGACTTCTTTCATTGGGGGCCAGTTGGGACATAGCTGGGAGCCTTGCTTTGGGACTCTGGTTCTCAGTTGACGTCCCATCAACAGCTGGGCTGAACTAAAGCCGTTGACTCCTGGAGTGTCCCTATAGCTGAGCAGAGCCAGAGAAGGATCCTTTGACTTGCGAAACAGGTCCTTGATAGTCCGCACCATCCTCTCCGCCTCTCCGTTCGATTGAGCGTAGTGTGGACTGCTGGTACTGTGGTTAAAGCCGTATGACGCTGCAAACGCCGCGAACTCTTGCGACGAGAACGGTGGGCCGTTGTCGGACCTGACTTCTTGCGGGATTCCATGGCGGGCAAAGATGGATTTGAGAGCGTCAATGACTGCTTGAGCTGTCGTGCTCCTCAGGGTCACCACCTCAGGGAACCTTGAGTAATAGTCCACCACCAGGATGAACGTCTGGCCGTTGAGGTGGAACAAGTCTATTCCAAGGAATTCCCAGGGATGTCCAGGTAGGGCTGTGGAGAGCAGGGGCTCGGCAAGTTCACGCGGGTGGAAGGGCACTGTTCACAGTTGGCAACGAGAGAGGCGATGTCTGTCGAGATACCGGGCCACCAAACTGACTCCCGAGCTAGAGCTTTGGTCCTGTTGATGCCCTGATGACCTTCATGCAACAGCGTCAAGACCGCTGGCCGAAGGGACGATGGGATGACTAACCGGGCGCCCTTCAACAGAACACCGTCGCAGACAGAGAGCTCGTCTGCCACCGAGGCGTACTTTGTAAGGTGCAGTGGTATCGTGGTCTTTTTAGGCCAACCATTCTGGCAGTAGGAAGCGAGGGCTTTGCACTCGCCATCGGACTCTTGTGCCTGTCGCACGTCTTTAGGGCTGAGTGGCAAGACTTCCGACGTGCAGCCgactacctgtgctgcaaaaagttCGATAGTGTCTAGAGGAGTGGGTGGCTTGTAGGTGATGCGCGACAACGTATCGGCTGTGGCTAGCAGCTTTCCTGGCACGTGCAGCATACGGAACTGGTATTGCATGGTCTTCAGCCGTAGTCTGAATACGAGGCGGCAACACGTCCAGTTCCATCTTGCCCAGAAGCGAAACGAGTGGCAGGTGGTCAGTCTCGACGTCGAAGGGGATGCCACGGACGAACTCGTCGAACCTTTGGATAGCCCACGTCgttgccaaagcttctttttcagtctggctgtaacgctgctcggtATCGGTCATTGACCTCGAAGCGAATGCGACTGGGCGGCGCTCTCCTGAGGGTTGCGTCTGTAGCAAAACTGCGCCGAGTCCGAATGAGCTTGCGTCTGCAGACACCGTAGTGGCGTACGACGGGTGGTACTTGGCCATGCACCTGTCTGACGTCAAGAGTTCCTTGATTTTCTCGAACGCTGCCTTTTGCTCGTGCTGCCACACCCAACTCGCAGACTTGTTCAGTAAGGCTCTGATGGGAGCCGTGACGTCCGAGATGTGTGGCAAGAACCTGGCAAGATGGTTCACCATTCCGAGCAGTCTTCTAACGCCAGCGACGTCCGTTGGGGATTCCATGGCTTTGACTGCTTCGACCTTGCCCGGATctggcctgatgccctgtgccGAGACGACAACTCCGAGGAAGGAGACCTCGTGTACCCCAAAAGGACACTTGTCCTGGTTCAATGTGATACCTGCTTTTGCAAGGCGAAATAGCACCTGGCTCAGTCTGGCGTCATGTTCCTGGCGGGTGCGTCCAAAAACCAAAATATCGTCTATGATATTGGCGACTCCTTCTTGGCCCTCCAGGATTCTTGCCATCTGCTTTTGGAAGTACTCGGGTGCGGAGGTGATGCCAAAGGGGAGCCGGCAGAAGCAGTATCGGCCATATGGGGTGATAAATGGAAGCTCTGGGGAGTCTTCAGCGAGTTTCACCTGGTGGAAGCTTGCGGTCGCGTCCAGCTTCGAAAAAACTGTTGCATCGCCGAGGAGGCCAAGGACTTGCTCGACAGTTGGCAGAATATGTCTTTCACGAAGGACGACCTTGTTGAGTTGTGTTAAGTCGACGCAGAGGCGGTAggaaccatcgcctttccggacgACGACGAGACCCGAGCACCATGGTGTTGGCTTGTCGACCCTACGGATCACGCCTGCGCTTTCCAATTTGTCTAGCTCGCGGCGGACAATCTCGAGCAGCGGAATGGGAATCCTGCGAGGTACGCTTAGCGAGAAAGGTACGGCATCGGGTTTCAACCGGATGTTGTATTCGTCCTTGAGGGTTCCCAATCCATTGAAGAGCTCGGCGTGCAGCGTCGCTTTTGAAGTTTTGAGTTGATCAAGAAACCGAACTACTTGGAGAGCTTGGAGCGCTGGCGGTCCCAGTAGAGGCACAGTGAGAGACTGGATCACGTAGAGGCGCTGACAGCTTGTTTTCCCTTGCCACTGAAGTCGTGCCATGTACGAGCCCAGCACGCGCAGTGGCTGTCCTCCCGGGCCAGTGAGCAGAGTGTCGACTTGGTCGAGTGTGGCAGGCAAGGTAGGAAAGTCGCTGGGAACAGCAGATACTTCGGCTCCGGAGTCGACCTTGAAGTGCGCTGTGTAGTCGTCAACGGTGACGTCGAGGAACTTTGCCGAGGCGGGCGTCGCGACGGCGTGCAGGTGAACGGAGCTGAGCTTGTACTGCTTGAACTTCCGCGAGCGGCATACTTCGGCAAAGTggcctttctttttgcagaagttgcaggtggAGCGACGGGCCAGGCAGTCTGAACGTCGATGAGGCGCGCGGCCGCAGAATTCACATGTGGACGGCTCGCGTGAGCGCTCTGCTAGCGACTGCGGCGAACGAGGCTTAGCGGCGGAGCGGCGGCGAGAGGGGAACTTGCTAGCTTTTGCGGCGTCGAGGTTGAGCTCGCGGGAGTGCTCGGTGCGGTTCTGGGGCAACGCCTTTTCCCTGTCGGCGTCTTCGGATTGACGGGCTTGTGTCCAGGCGTCCTGTAGTGTCAACTTCGCGTTCCGGCACAGCTGGTCCGAGAGACGGGAGTCGCGGAGGCCGACGACGAACCGGCCGCGTACGAGCCTTTCCTCGACAGCAGCAGACGGATAGTTACAGCGCTTGACCATCCTGCGCAGTTCTGCGTAGTACGTGTCGACGCTTTCGTCGGGCAGCTGAACGCGTCTGTGGAACCGTGGCGATTCGTAAAGCTCGTTTGCCGGGTGCACGAAGTGCTCAGTGAAGCGGGTGGCAACGGCTTGGTATGAAGCGAGCGACTGGGCGTCGAGCGAGAAAGTCTCGAGAAGCGGGCGGGCCTCCGGGCCCATGCAGTACAGTAGCGAGCGTACCTGCATGTCTTCCGACGCTTTCGTCAGTCCTGAAACCACTGCGTAGTCTTCGTAGCGGCTGAGCCATGTCGCCCACGTTGGCGGGTTCGCGAAGTCGAACGGTGCCGGCGGCTGGAAGTTGACGCCGTACAGTTTTGGCGGCTCGCCGGTCTCGAGGGACATCTTGGTGCCTTCCTATGAGGTGTGGGCTAAGGCAGGGGGGCGTTATCCGGccgctt
Proteins encoded in this region:
- the LOC142563495 gene encoding uncharacterized protein LOC142563495; this encodes MSLETGEPPKLYGVNFQPPAPFDFANPPTWATWLSRYEDYAVVSGLTKASEDMQVRSLLYCMGPEARPLLETFSLDAQSLASYQAVATRFTEHFVHPANELYESPRFHRRVQLPDESVDTYYAELRRMVKRCNYPSAAVEERLVRGRFVVGLRDSRLSDQLCRNAKLTLQDAWTQARQSEDADREKALPQNRTEHSRELNLDAAKASKFPSRRRSAAKPRSPQSLAERSREPSTCEFCGRAPHRRSDCLARRSTCNFCKKKGHFAEVCRSRKFKQYKLSSVHLHAVATPASAKFLDVTVDDYTAHFKVDSGAEVSAVPSDFPTLPATLDQVDTLLTGPGGQPLRVLGSYMARLQWQGKTSCQRLYVIQSLTVPLLGPPALQALQVVRFLDQLKTSKATLHAELFNGLGTLKDEYNIRLKPDAVPFSLSVPRRIPIPLLEIVRRELDKLESAGVIRRVDKPTPWCSGLVVVRKGDGSYRLCVDLTQLNKVVLRERHILPTVEQVLGLLGDATVFSKLDATASFHQVKLAEDSPELPFITPYGRYCFCRLPFGITSAPEYFQKQMARILEGQEGVANIIDDILVFGRTRQEHDARLSQVLFRLAKAGITLNQDKCPFGVHEVSFLGVVVSAQGIRPDPGKVEAVKAMESPTDVAGVRRLLGMVNHLARFLPHISDVTAPIRALLNKSASWVWQHEQKAAFEKIKELLTSDRCMAKYHPSYATTVSADASSFGLGAVLLQTQPSGERRPVAFASRSMTDTEQRYSQTEKEALATTWAIQRFDEFVRGIPFDVETDHLPLVSLLGKMELDVLPPRIQTTAEDHAIPVPYAARARKAASHSRYVVAHHLQATHSSRHYRTFCSTGSRLHVGSLATQP